In Chlorobiota bacterium, the sequence GAACATCCACGCACACTTGTTCTTCATGGTTGGTGAGTTCTGTTGCTTCGGCAAAGCTGCCGGTCATTCCGTCGCTTGCTTCCATGCCGTTATCCCACCATTCCCGTTCGGTGCCTGGAACCTCGGCATGGCGTTGTTTCCCACGTGCTCCGTTGCCGCGTGCGGATTGCTCCAGCTGGCGTTGGGCGTTGGGGTCGGCAGCAACCGCAACGTCAATGTAATGGGAAGGACCGATGAATTGCAGCATATCGGGCGAGATGCAGGTGCGAAGCGTGGCCAGGATCACGGTTCGCCCTTGGCGTTTGATATGCTGGACCAGCGGGATGTAGTCGCGGTCGGCACAGACGATCACGAAGGTGGTGATGTCTGGGCGGGTGTACAGAAGGTCCAAGGCATCAATGCTAAGCTGAAGATCGGCAGAGTCGTTCAGCCCTGTTGCGGCCACGTTGCGCGTCTCCACCCCCATTTCGTACAGGGTGCTTTGGATGCCGTTCCGTAGCTCCTCGAAATCGGCATACGCTTTTAGCGCGATGGCATTCTGGTTGAGTTTGCGGTCCAGCTGACGCTCGACCCCGCGGATGATGTCGCTGATGGAATCGGGAACAAGGGAAGACTCGTTCTGGCTGTTTTTCAAGTAGG encodes:
- a CDS encoding NYN domain-containing protein, with protein sequence MNNNTAARAAAAAASRATAAVFVDYGNLFSYLKNSQNESSLVPDSISDIIRGVERQLDRKLNQNAIALKAYADFEELRNGIQSTLYEMGVETRNVAATGLNDSADLQLSIDALDLLYTRPDITTFVIVCADRDYIPLVQHIKRQGRTVILATLRTCISPDMLQFIGPSHYIDVAVAADPNAQRQLEQSARGNGARGKQRHAEVPGTEREWWDNGMEASDGMTGSFAEATELTNHEEQVCVDVLLKNYGHHAEVWISPFLRKLSDALPHLHDFERKAMLNTLEDAGAIRIEKRHGEPHDYSIILINRHHPNIRGFYEESTGEMEQQDEMFEIEEIDHYEVEEESDVEAETEATEE